ttttgtccaagcCAGATTAAATTAATAACTATCATCTGCAATACAAGATTAAGACTGATAAAATGAAACTAACTGTAAGAAAATTGCTGACTAGTTAATTAAAGGCTTATAGACCTCTAGCTTTGCTGCATAGATGCTTCCTTCTGTTCCGCAAAGGAACTGGAATCAAAGCAAACCAGAGTAACCAGCTGTGTCTAGAAGCACTGCTTTGATTTGTTCAGGAAACACCTCGTGACCTTCTTGGCATTGCTGATTAAGAGAAACAAATCATGTTTATACTACTACTAATCCTCACTCACAATAATTAGTAATGATCAGCATAGCATCTACGTACTATGTTTACCTCAGCGCGGAAAACATCCAAAGCAAAACCGTTGAAACAGCTAATCACGGCCTGTTGAACATCCAATCCTAAGTCATCCAAAGCTCTCATGGTGGAAAGTAAAAGACCAGGTCGTCTTCCACAGAACATGTGAATGTTCACTGCCTTTCCTTCCCTTAACTTAACCTCAATCtgcttaaaacaaaaacaaagaagccTTACTTAAAAAAACTACTACAGAGTCTGGTTTGgtccacaagcaaacaaatgAGTTTATTCTTACTCTTGCTTGCTCGCCTTTAGGGCTTGGCAAGGAGGAGGAAGATGGACACAACTCTTCCTTAACACGGTAAGGTAGCGTTTGTGGTGACGGTGTTAAGCCTGAAGAACTTGATGGAGTAGATTCAAGTTCGGTATGAAGATCGTTGATTCGCTGTAAGAGCTCTTTAAGATAATCAATAGCATCACCAAGTATCGATGCTCTATCCATCTGCATGCAAAATCCACAATTAAGAAacatgaaaaaatgaaaaaaagaggTAAGAATCTTTACTCACTTTGCTGATCTTGGGGACAACTGATCTGAGCATGTAAAGCCTATCATTaagcttcttcctcctccttctctcAGCCATTAGATTCTTAGCAGGCATTCCTTTCTTCTTCCCTTTGTTGTTGTTATGCTCATCAGACTCGTAGTTAAAGATGTCCACGATTCCACGACTAGTCTCATCACCAACCTCTCTCCTCACCTCAGAGGAAGAAGAGTCAGAGTTGCACATTTTGCTACTGGAACTCTCACGCATTGCAGCTCGTTTCTGGAACAGCGTCAGCTCAGAGCCAGAGGAAGGCAAAACCTCTAAAGGTTTCAGAACCTTGGCTCTGTTCTCGAAAACGCCGCTCGCGAGGCCCTCGAACTCCAGAG
This genomic interval from Brassica napus cultivar Da-Ae chromosome A6, Da-Ae, whole genome shotgun sequence contains the following:
- the LOC106445560 gene encoding transcription factor SCREAM2-like; this translates as MNGVWLDDDAGEHSQAGYNDEPVPWVRNPEENWFNNSQPHDDSQNEFRFNNGGFPLNPSENLLLLLQQSIDSSSPFQHFTLDATTPQQQQQQQQSVLATKACIASLLTVPTTTNNNNNNPFDNFGFDSPFLGQLNQTPNSMSFPVMTSPPPDFLPSRSCNVFSPLEFEGLASGVFENRAKVLKPLEVLPSSGSELTLFQKRAAMRESSSSKMCNSDSSSSEVRREVGDETSRGIVDIFNYESDEHNNNKGKKKGMPAKNLMAERRRRKKLNDRLYMLRSVVPKISKMDRASILGDAIDYLKELLQRINDLHTELESTPSSSSGLTPSPQTLPYRVKEELCPSSSSLPSPKGEQARIEVKLREGKAVNIHMFCGRRPGLLLSTMRALDDLGLDVQQAVISCFNGFALDVFRAEQCQEGHEVFPEQIKAVLLDTAGYSGLL